In Propionispora vibrioides, the genomic stretch TTCGTAACCAGGGCGAAATCGGCTCCTGGCAAGATAGCCGCCGCCAAAGCAGTCAATATAAAAACTCCGAAATTTTCCATACTGATATCTCCTTAGCCCAACTTATTCCTCTACTGTATTATAAGGGTCCCATTCCGTCAATCCCGCCAATTGACCTTTCATCTGCCGGCAAGCGGCAAGCAGCTTATCCTTATCCTGCGGCAAGCTTCCCGCCAACGGGGCGTAATTGGAAATATGATTGCTGCGAAACAGGCAATGGCCGCCTTCCGGCAAATTAATCATCGTCAGCAGTGCCTGCATTTCGCCGGCAATTTCCGCCGGCGACAGCACGGCAAACTGTCCCGCTTCGTATGCCTGGCGCAGTTCACTGCCGCGATACAGCATCAGCGTCAGGACACTGAACATATGGGGCCGAATAGCGTTGATCGCCAGCGCTGTATGGCGGGCATGCTGCTCCGACCACAGTCTGCCACCCAGACCGGCAATCACCATCAGCGACAGCTTCATGCCAGCCGCCACAATACGCTGACCGGCTGCCACCGCCTGCTGCGCCGTAACCCCCTTACGGACATACTGCAGCACCTCGTCGTCGCCCGACTCCAACCCGTAATAAACGAGCTGCAGACCGGCCTCGCGCAAGGCCAGCAGCTCTTCCGGCGTTTTACTTAACATATCGCGCGGACCGGCATAACAGGACACACGGCGCAGTTTGGGCAACTCCTGCCGTAAAAGCGCCAAAATCTCCAATAACCGTTCCGTCGGTAACACCAGGGCATTGCCATCGGCGAGAAATACCCGCCGGATACTCTCTCCATAACGTTTCGCCCGCTCAACCTGGGGCACAATCTCCTCCATCGTCCGCAAGCGGAAGGAAACGCTGCGGTACATGTTGCAATAGGTGCAACGATTGTGCGAACAGCCGATAGTCACTCGCAGGATGAAACTGTCGGCTTCGCTGGGCGGACGAAAGACCGGCCCCTCGGCCGTGTCAAAATACATAGCGCTCACCTCTCTCACTTATGGCAAAAGCGCGGCAGACCCGTCTACTTAGCCTTACCCGTGCCGGCAAACAGCTTCTCATACTCACCATAGCCCTCTTTAGCCAAATCTTCCCGGGCAATAAACCGCAGCGCCGCCGAATTGATACAGTACCGCAAGCCGCCCGGCAGCGGCCCGTCGGTAAACACATGGCCCAAATGGGAATCGGCCTGCTTGCTCCGCACCTCGGTACGGGTCATGCTATGGCTCCGGTCAAGCTTTTCCCGGACAGTTTCCCGCTGCAGCGGTTTGGAAAAGCTGGGCCAGCCACAGCCTGAATCAAACTTGTCCAGCGAGCTAAAGAGCGGCTCGCCGGAAACAATATCCACATACAGGCCTTCGGCTTTGTGATCCCAGAATTCATTGGCAAAGGGTGGCTCGGTTCCATTTTGCTGCGTAACTTCATACTGCAGGTCGGTAAGCTTCTTTTTTAAGATTTCTTTGCTGTTTGATTCGCTCATTCTGAACACTCCTCATCACAAATATGTATTGCCTTTCATCCTTTCTTCTTTCAACTCCCCTTACAAATAACAGCCGCCATCAATGCTAATCAGTATTGATGGCGGCTGTCGCTCAGCGGCTTCCGCCGGCAAGCCGTTAAGGAATCGCAGCCTCGTTCATGGCAATGTCCTTTACTGCTTGCAGCACATCCTGCTGGAACGTCAGCATTTTACTGCTGTAATTCCAAATCGCCTGCTCCGTCCCATTGGTTTTTTCATCAACCGATACCGGAGCCCCCCAACTAAGCAAAACCTGCTCTTTAGTCATGCCCGGTTCCACCGTACCGGCGTCAAGCTGATTCCAGATTTCATCAGACCAGCCCAAAGTAGTACGCGGATTTTCCAGGAACAAGGCTGCCTGCCAGGGAGACTGCTCCGTCCAGGCTGTCACAGGCTGATTGGTCCAACTGTAGGCAATCGGCAATACCGCCTTTTGCCCATGGACCTGGATAATCAGCCAGATAGGTTCATTGGCCCGTAAGCCGGTATATACATCCAGCACCTGCGCTGCTTCACCCAGCTTTACAGGCACAGCGGCAGCAGCTTCACCGGCCTGGGGATCGTACATTCCCTGCAGCATGCGCTGCTTTAAATAAATAGTCTTGCCTAATAACTGCTGTCTGGCTTTTGAAAGATCGGCCTCGGGTACAACCCCTTCCAGTTGCCCCCGCATCGTCCGGCCCAGGAACGTTTTGCCGGTTTTATCGTCTTTAAAATGAACCATATATTCATACTGCTGGTCACCGGCCAGATAAGGCACAACCGCCGAAACCGTCATTACCTTGCCCTCGAAGCTCTTATAAGGCAGCCGGACCGAGGTGTCGCCGGCAAAGCCTTGCTCCGCCTGTTCTTCGGGGAAAATTTCATAGCCCTCCGACTGTTTATCTGCCGGCAGCGCCAAGAATACAAAGCGTTGGCCCACCCATTGATCGGGAGTTAGATTCGGAGAATTGGCCAAGAGCGAAGCTTGGGCCCAGGCAACCGTGGAAAAACCGATACAAAGTATCATGCTCACCAGTACCAGGAAAAACAGGGTCACTCGTTTCACTTTTTCATCCTCCTTCGCCGCAGCGCGCCTTCCTGCCGGACAGGCGTGCTGTCAGGTATCGTGGTTTATTATATCATAAATAACTGGATAATATTTTTAGTAACTATTGTTATTATAAAATAAAGCAAACAAATAATTAATAATTAATATTAAAAAAAACTATTTATACTTTTATTGTTTTTTGGTAAAATATTACTAACAATTAAAAACCGAGTATATTTACCGTTTGTTTGATCTATATTTAAACAGTATGGCTATTGTACTCACTCAGGAGGGATTTTAAATGGAAAAAGGCTTTTTAACCGCTGTGAAAGAAAGAAGAACATTCTACGGAATCAGCAAGGACATTACTGTAAAGGAAGACCGCATTGAGGAAATTGTCAAGGAAGCCGTTCTCTATGCTCCTTCCGCCTTCAACTCGCAAAGCGCCCGGGCCGTTGTCCTGTTCGGTAAGCAACATGATGCTCTCTGGGATATTACCAAAGAAGCGCTGCGGCAGATCGTTCCCGCCGCCAATTTTGCCGCCACGGAGGAAAAAATCAACTCTTTCCAGAGCGGCTATGGCACCATTCTCTATTTTGAAGATATCTCGGTAGTGGAAAATCTGCAAAAAAGCTTCCCGCTCTATAAGGATAATTTCCCCCTATGGTCCCAGCAGTCTTCGGGCATGCTGCAATACATTATCTGGACAGCGCTGGAAATTGAGGGACTTGGCGCTTCCCTGCAACATTACAATCCGCTCATCGACGACAAAGTAAAAGAAAGCTGGAATATTCCGGCCAACTGGAAACTTATCGCCCAAATGCCGTTCGGTCAGCCTACCGCCCAGCCCGGACCGAAAGAATCCCAGCCCCTGCCGGAACGGGTTAAAGTGTACAAATAACCCAACTTGGTTTATGACCTAAACAGGCGTATGCCCTTCCGGGCATGTGAAAATCCTAAACTCGGCAGGCTATGCCGGTTTAGGATTTTTCTTTATTCCGTTCCCTTATACTGCTTACAAAAGGAGTGATACCATGCCACAACCAGTCGCTATCGTCACCGGCGCCGCCCGGGGCATCGGCAAAAGCATTGCCCTGACATTGGCCCGCCGGGGCACGGCTGTGCTTGTTGCGGACAGCAGCCAGCAAGGCCGGCAAACCGTAGACGAAATGAAGGAGCAAGGCCTGGAAGCGATATTTCGTCAGGCCGACGTCAGTGTGCCCCAGTCCGTACGGCAGGTCGTCGAAACAGCACAAAGCCATTACCGCCGTCTGGACTGGATTGTCAATAACGCCGGAATCAGCGCGTTCAAGCCGATCGATGAAATTTCCATCGATGAATTTGATCATATACTTGCTGTCAATCTGCGTGCCGCTTTTTTGTTCGCTAAGTTTGGCGCCCCGCTGCTCCGCCAGTCACCGCAGGCAGCCATTGTCAATATCGCCTCCACTCGGGCGCTGATGAGCGAACCCCATAACGAGGCTTACGCTGCCGCCAAAGCCGGCTTGCTGGGCCTTACCCACGCGCTGGCCAATTCCCTGGGTCCGGCCGTCCGGATAAACGCCGTCTGCCCCGGCTGGATTGCCACGGAAAACACCCCGGCCCTGAGTCCGGCCGACCATGCTCAGCATCCGGTCGGCCGGGTGGGACTTCCCTCGGATATTGCCAATATGACGGCCTTTCTGCTCTCAGCCGAAGCCTCGTTTATTTCCGGTCAGGCTTTCGTCGTCGACGGCGGCATGACTAAAAAAATGATCTACACCGAATAAGTTAGTACCTTATCAGCCTTAGTCCAGTGAATACGGCTGGTCTATTTTCCGCAGCCCCTTGTTGTCGTCAGTCAGCATACTACCGGTATGCCCCTCTCCTCCGCCGGCCAGCACTATTCGGTTGCGCCCCGCCTGCTTCGCCTCATACAGTGCCCTGTCGGCCGCGGCGATGAGTTCGGACGGCTGCTGGCTAAGCCGGGGTATCGCAGCGGCAATCCCCATGCTCACAGTAATCGCCGTCTGCAGTACCGAAGCGGGCAGCTCATCCTTCGCCCGGTGAATAAAGTCCTGAATCCGCTCTCCCACGGCCAGCGCACCGGCTTCATCCGTTTCCGGCAAAATGATGGCAAACTCCTCGCCCCCGTAACGGGCTACCAAATCGGTAGCCCGTTTTGTCGTAGTTTCCAGCGCTTCAGCCACAAAATGCAAACAACTGTCGCCAGCTAAATGGCCGTAGGTATCGTTATATATTTTAAAATAGTCCACATCCAGCATGATTAAAGCCAAGGGGGTCTTTTGCCGGACAGCCCGCTGCCATTCCCGTTCCAGCACTTCGTCAAAATAGCGGCGGTTGGCAATGCCTGTAAGCGCATCCAGAAAAGAAATGCGCCGCAATTCATCATTAAGCCGTACCAGCTCCTCGGTTCGCTGATTCACCTGGCTTTCCAGCTCATCGTGAGCCAGTTGCCGGACCTGTTCCGCTTCCTTCCGTTCGGTAACATCGGCCACCACCCCGTCCACCCAGAGAATTTGACCGTCTGCGGCATACCGGACAGTAATGCTGACCGAACACCATAGCCCTTCGTCGTCCCTGCGCCGCAGCAAGAGTTCACAGTTTCTGACAAAACCATTTCGCTTAAGTTCCGTCCGCAGCTTCGCCCATTCTTTCGCCTCCACACACAGACGTCGCAAGGAAAGCTCGTACAGCTCGGCTGCCGAAGAACAGTCAAACAGGGTCAACATGGCCGGATTAATCTGCCGGAAGCGAATTTCCTCCAGATCGCCACTGCGGAAAATACCGACGTGAAGATGTTCCACCAGAGAACGATATTTATCTTCACTTTCTTTTAGCTGGGTTTCCCGCTTGCTCAGTTCGTCCGTCATATGATTAAAAGCAACAGCCAGCAAGCCAATTTCATCACAGGACGTGCTTGCCACTTTCCGGCTCATATCCCCCTGCGCGATGGCGTTGGCTGCTGCCGCAATAGTGGCTATCGGCCTGGTCATTGCCGCCGCCAGCCAGAGACTCGCCAGCGCCGCCAGGACAGCCGCGCCAAGCACCAGCAACAGCCCTCTTTGCCGGACCGCCGTTACTTCGACCAGCGCCGCTTCCGCCGGCTGCTGTACAATTACGGCCCAACCGGTGCTGGGAACATAACTGTAGCCGGCAAACTGCCGCTTGGCCGGTGCTCCGTATTCCTCCCAGCCACTTTGACCCTTAAGGGCTTGCCGCAACAGCGGCAGAGCGGCGGCATCGGCCATCCCGCCGGCCTGGCCTTCCGGCTGAAGCAGGAACTTGCCTGCGGCATTGACAATATATACAGCCCGACTGTCGGTATTGGCAACCCCGATATACCGCAGCAGCTTATCCATCGCCACATTCACCACAATCAAGCCTACCACGGTCTCTCCAGCCTTGATCGGTTCGGCAATGGCAATACCGGGCTCACCGGTGCTTTTCGCCAGCACCGGCTCGGATATGGCCGACGTTCCGGTATGGATGACATCATAAAAATACTGTCTGTCCAGATATTGCAGGGATGGATCGGCCGCTTTTCCATCCCAGCGGGCCACTTGCCGGCCGGCCGGATCGACGGTCACCGCCAGCTGTATATCGGGATACCGGGCGACCAGTCGCTGCAACACGCTTGCCTGACGTCCGGGGTCCAGTGATCGAAGATCCTCGTTACTTGCCGCAAGCTGCAAGACCCGCAGTTTCTCGGCAAACATCCAGTCCATATCGTCGGCAATTTGTTCGGCAATACCTTGGTTGTGTACCACCACCGACTGTTTCATCGCCTCTTCATAAGGCTGCCAGATCACGAAGGTTGTCAGAACGACAGGCAGCACCGTCAGTACTACCAGCAGGATGCCCAGTTTTTGACGCAAGCCAAGGTTACCCCAGCGAGTCCGTATACAATTGGCCAACCGCTCTCTTGACATGGCACGCCCTCCTTCGTGATATGTAAAGTGTTACTTTATTCCGCGACAACCGCCTGATTCCTGCTTTTTTTCATTAGGGAAACGGTATTAAACGCCATTTCCCCGCTAACAGTGGGTACACCCAATTTCCCGGCATCAGAACGCCGCTTCCAATTGTCAAATGTTCCATAGCGCCTGATTTTCCCACCAAAGAAGGCATTTTTTACCCGAATAAGACTTTGCTTTTGGTGCGCAAAAAAGACCGGCCATGGCCGGTCCCTCGTATATACTACAACTATAAAGTCTCACCGGTGTTGCTCCCGGCTTTTCGCCGCTCCAGATTAGCCAGCAAAATAGCCAACAACGTCAAGGCACCGCCGATAATCTGGCTGGGAAATACCCTTTCGCCCAGCACCAGATAACCACAAACTACCCCGACAATGGGAACTACGTTTAAATACAGAGTAGTAACCGCAACATCCAGACGCTTAAGCACATAAATGTATAATACATAGCAAAGTACAGAGCAAAACACCGCGAGAAACACCAGGTGGAGCAAAGCCTGCAGTGAGAAAAGGCGCCACTCCGCATGTTCAAAAACCGACAGTGGCAGCAAAAACAGCGTCCCCAAACAGGTCTGATAAGTGGTCATCGCCACACCTGAGTATTTGCCCTGCAGTGATTTATTCACCAGTGTATAAAACGCCCAGGAAATCATCGCCCCCACCACTAGCAGATTTCCCTGAAAATTGGACGAACTGAAATCCAGCTCGCCATTAGCTGTTACTGCCAGATAGCTGCCCAGCAAACCGATCACTACGCCGGCTATTTTTAACCGGGTTACCTCGCTGCGAAAAACCAGCACATCCAGGCTGATGGTGATAATCGGCACCAGCGCTACAATCAACGAGGCGTTGGCTGCTGTGGACAGCTTGACGCCGATATTCTCAAAATAAAAGTACAGGGTAATACCAAAAATGCCGCCAAGCACCATGCGGGGAATATCCTTTCTCGCCAGCCTCGCCTCCGGTTCCAGATGCCGCAAGACCAAAACCAGCAAAACCGAAGCAATGATAAAGCGCAGCAGCGCCATCGTCACCGGCGGAATTTCCGCCACGGCAATTTTAATGCTAATAAAAGAAACTCCCCAAAACAGGGCAACTAATGTCATGATCAAATTAGAAATCAGCAGTTCATTGTCCGGACAGCGAACCCACTCTACAATCCGCGCTTGCATAAGAACCCTCCTATTTATCCGCCGGCCGGTTTATTCCAGCCCCCATGCCTTATACTATAGCATACCAGCCGGATATTTCACAATCTGAGAAACCGCATGATTCTCGCTAAAGCG encodes the following:
- a CDS encoding radical SAM protein; the encoded protein is MYFDTAEGPVFRPPSEADSFILRVTIGCSHNRCTYCNMYRSVSFRLRTMEEIVPQVERAKRYGESIRRVFLADGNALVLPTERLLEILALLRQELPKLRRVSCYAGPRDMLSKTPEELLALREAGLQLVYYGLESGDDEVLQYVRKGVTAQQAVAAGQRIVAAGMKLSLMVIAGLGGRLWSEQHARHTALAINAIRPHMFSVLTLMLYRGSELRQAYEAGQFAVLSPAEIAGEMQALLTMINLPEGGHCLFRSNHISNYAPLAGSLPQDKDKLLAACRQMKGQLAGLTEWDPYNTVEE
- the msrB gene encoding peptide-methionine (R)-S-oxide reductase MsrB — protein: MSESNSKEILKKKLTDLQYEVTQQNGTEPPFANEFWDHKAEGLYVDIVSGEPLFSSLDKFDSGCGWPSFSKPLQRETVREKLDRSHSMTRTEVRSKQADSHLGHVFTDGPLPGGLRYCINSAALRFIAREDLAKEGYGEYEKLFAGTGKAK
- a CDS encoding nitroreductase family protein; this translates as MEKGFLTAVKERRTFYGISKDITVKEDRIEEIVKEAVLYAPSAFNSQSARAVVLFGKQHDALWDITKEALRQIVPAANFAATEEKINSFQSGYGTILYFEDISVVENLQKSFPLYKDNFPLWSQQSSGMLQYIIWTALEIEGLGASLQHYNPLIDDKVKESWNIPANWKLIAQMPFGQPTAQPGPKESQPLPERVKVYK
- a CDS encoding SDR family NAD(P)-dependent oxidoreductase, with translation MPQPVAIVTGAARGIGKSIALTLARRGTAVLVADSSQQGRQTVDEMKEQGLEAIFRQADVSVPQSVRQVVETAQSHYRRLDWIVNNAGISAFKPIDEISIDEFDHILAVNLRAAFLFAKFGAPLLRQSPQAAIVNIASTRALMSEPHNEAYAAAKAGLLGLTHALANSLGPAVRINAVCPGWIATENTPALSPADHAQHPVGRVGLPSDIANMTAFLLSAEASFISGQAFVVDGGMTKKMIYTE
- a CDS encoding diguanylate cyclase domain-containing protein; its protein translation is MSRERLANCIRTRWGNLGLRQKLGILLVVLTVLPVVLTTFVIWQPYEEAMKQSVVVHNQGIAEQIADDMDWMFAEKLRVLQLAASNEDLRSLDPGRQASVLQRLVARYPDIQLAVTVDPAGRQVARWDGKAADPSLQYLDRQYFYDVIHTGTSAISEPVLAKSTGEPGIAIAEPIKAGETVVGLIVVNVAMDKLLRYIGVANTDSRAVYIVNAAGKFLLQPEGQAGGMADAAALPLLRQALKGQSGWEEYGAPAKRQFAGYSYVPSTGWAVIVQQPAEAALVEVTAVRQRGLLLVLGAAVLAALASLWLAAAMTRPIATIAAAANAIAQGDMSRKVASTSCDEIGLLAVAFNHMTDELSKRETQLKESEDKYRSLVEHLHVGIFRSGDLEEIRFRQINPAMLTLFDCSSAAELYELSLRRLCVEAKEWAKLRTELKRNGFVRNCELLLRRRDDEGLWCSVSITVRYAADGQILWVDGVVADVTERKEAEQVRQLAHDELESQVNQRTEELVRLNDELRRISFLDALTGIANRRYFDEVLEREWQRAVRQKTPLALIMLDVDYFKIYNDTYGHLAGDSCLHFVAEALETTTKRATDLVARYGGEEFAIILPETDEAGALAVGERIQDFIHRAKDELPASVLQTAITVSMGIAAAIPRLSQQPSELIAAADRALYEAKQAGRNRIVLAGGGEGHTGSMLTDDNKGLRKIDQPYSLD
- a CDS encoding DMT family transporter, producing the protein MQARIVEWVRCPDNELLISNLIMTLVALFWGVSFISIKIAVAEIPPVTMALLRFIIASVLLVLVLRHLEPEARLARKDIPRMVLGGIFGITLYFYFENIGVKLSTAANASLIVALVPIITISLDVLVFRSEVTRLKIAGVVIGLLGSYLAVTANGELDFSSSNFQGNLLVVGAMISWAFYTLVNKSLQGKYSGVAMTTYQTCLGTLFLLPLSVFEHAEWRLFSLQALLHLVFLAVFCSVLCYVLYIYVLKRLDVAVTTLYLNVVPIVGVVCGYLVLGERVFPSQIIGGALTLLAILLANLERRKAGSNTGETL